The Rhodococcus sp. B50 DNA window ACGGCGGTGGGCATGGCTCGGGACCGGTCCGGATGCCCGCGGTACGACGACGTCCGCTGCACGCGCCGACGTCGTCGACGATTCCGCGACGTCCAGAATCCCCAGGCTGCGATGCACACACCCACTCCGGAGAGCAGGTCTGCTTCGGTCAATCCGTGGTTCGGCGTCACCGAATACAGCACGCGACCCTCCAGTGGGCCGTTCATCAGTACCCAGAGCCCGGAGGCGACGAGCGCAGCCGAGCTCGACAGCAGGAGTGGGCGCGACAGACACCAGGTCGACGCGGCGAACAGCGAGCACATCGCGACGAGCGAGTAGAACACCGCATTCTGCACGGTCGACTCCTCTCGCTCCTGCCGGATATCGATCCACTGTACTGGCGGAGGAGTCGGGCCTACCGAGTCGCAGGTGGTGACTCTCGCAACAGGGGTATCAGCGCAACGGCAGGCGTTGCAGGGTGACGGTCGTCAGGGCGAGTACCTGGTCGTCGGCTCCCGCGTCCACGAGGCGGACGTCGACGACCGCATGGTCCGGCGTCTCACGGACCACCGTGACGTGCGAGCGCGCCGGGCCTTCCTTCACCTGCGACAGATAGTGGGCCTGGATGTCGGTGGCCACGAAGCCGGGGAGGACGGTGTGGGCCGCATGCTCGGCGAGCAGTGCCTGGGCGCCGCCCTGGATGGTGCCGATCATGTTGGCCACGAACGGGGTGAGGTCGAGTTCGAGGACACCGGTGCGTGCGTCGAGGGTGCGCACCCCGAGGCGGGCGTAGATCGACCCTTCGACGGGTTCGCTGGGGTACTCGCGGATGGTGCCCACCCACTCTCCGGGGTTGTAGGAATCGGATCCGGCTGCTGCGGTGCGGGGGAGTCGTGCGAAGGTGACGAGGCCGCGTCCGGCCGGGCGCAACGCGCCGTCGTCGATGGCGGCGACGAGTTCGTCCATGTCGGTGACGCCGCGCCCGTCGAAGATCTCGGCGGCGACGTGCACGGTCTTCTTGCCGATGCGCACGAGGCGGGTGTCGACGACGACCGGTCCCTCCGTAAGGGGTTCGGCCGCATGGATGGAGAGGTCCTGTGTCGCTGTCCAGTCCGGGCTGCACGCGGCGAGGGCCGGGGTGGACGTGACGATGTCGACCACGGTGGTGAGCATCCCGAGTGCTGCGGCGCCGGCGTCGTTGCGCAGCTTGTCGTGCAGGTCCACGCGCATGACGGCGCGTTCCTTGCTCACCTGGAGCGACGTCAGGCCGAAGTCGGCGGTGAAGGTGTACTGGCTCATCGTCACGGTCGACCGACTGGTGGAAATGGCATTCTCG harbors:
- a CDS encoding acyl-CoA thioesterase domain-containing protein, coding for MSENAISTSRSTVTMSQYTFTADFGLTSLQVSKERAVMRVDLHDKLRNDAGAAALGMLTTVVDIVTSTPALAACSPDWTATQDLSIHAAEPLTEGPVVVDTRLVRIGKKTVHVAAEIFDGRGVTDMDELVAAIDDGALRPAGRGLVTFARLPRTAAAGSDSYNPGEWVGTIREYPSEPVEGSIYARLGVRTLDARTGVLELDLTPFVANMIGTIQGGAQALLAEHAAHTVLPGFVATDIQAHYLSQVKEGPARSHVTVVRETPDHAVVDVRLVDAGADDQVLALTTVTLQRLPLR